A single Gemmatimonadota bacterium DNA region contains:
- a CDS encoding arginine--tRNA ligase, producing the protein MIDVLRQELNRIAGLLGAPEVPFVIERPRDPDHGDLATNLALLVAKARRTNPRKVAEEVVAALALPASLIVRTEIAGPGFINFWLAKDTLALQLTAIVRAGAEYGRSDGGRGIRVNVEFVSANPTGPLHVGHGRGAALGDGIAALLEWSGHTVVREFYINDAGAQIDKLALSLWARVQQAAGRPGEVPEGGYHGEYLGESAVALMAAEAPGFPDRPEAEAVRICRAFALASQRLEQDQLMRDFGVHFDVHTSEQSLYDEGKVAVALRLLEAKGLLFTDGGATWMRTTSFGDDKDRVIQKSDGSFTYLAPDIAYHIDKFARGFDHLIDVWGADHHGYIPRLRAVLVALGHPAESFEVPLVQLVKVVRGGEEVKMSKRAGNFVTLRELLDEVGVDAARYFFLMRRGETPFAFDVDLAKKQTDENPVFYVQMAHARMTGLFRVAERAPESVGEVADLAGLPAPEDTELLKALTAFPEIVARAAAEREPHRITVYLEEIAQMAHGWYHQCRVLGEAPAVEQARLVLARAARQVLGNGLKLLGLRAPDRM; encoded by the coding sequence GTGATCGACGTTCTTCGGCAGGAGCTGAATCGAATCGCCGGATTGCTCGGGGCCCCCGAGGTGCCGTTCGTCATCGAACGTCCCCGCGACCCGGATCATGGCGATCTGGCAACCAACTTGGCGTTGCTCGTGGCCAAAGCCCGCCGAACCAACCCGCGCAAAGTGGCCGAGGAAGTGGTGGCCGCACTCGCCTTGCCGGCCTCGTTGATTGTTCGGACCGAGATTGCCGGCCCCGGGTTCATCAATTTCTGGCTCGCCAAGGACACGCTCGCCCTCCAACTCACCGCCATCGTCCGGGCCGGCGCGGAGTACGGACGCTCGGACGGCGGGCGAGGAATCCGGGTCAACGTCGAGTTCGTGTCGGCCAACCCGACCGGACCGCTTCATGTCGGCCACGGACGCGGGGCGGCCCTGGGCGACGGCATCGCCGCGCTGCTCGAGTGGAGTGGGCATACGGTCGTCCGGGAGTTCTACATCAACGACGCCGGGGCCCAGATCGATAAACTGGCCCTGAGTCTCTGGGCCCGGGTCCAACAGGCCGCCGGGCGTCCGGGCGAGGTGCCCGAGGGCGGGTACCATGGCGAGTATCTGGGCGAGTCAGCGGTCGCGCTGATGGCCGCCGAGGCCCCCGGGTTTCCGGACCGCCCCGAGGCCGAGGCGGTCCGGATCTGCCGGGCGTTCGCCCTGGCGAGCCAGCGGCTGGAACAAGACCAACTGATGCGGGATTTCGGGGTTCATTTCGACGTTCACACCTCGGAACAGTCGCTGTACGACGAAGGCAAGGTGGCGGTTGCGCTCCGGCTCCTCGAGGCCAAGGGCCTGTTGTTCACCGACGGCGGCGCCACCTGGATGCGGACGACGTCGTTCGGTGATGACAAGGATCGGGTCATCCAGAAGAGCGACGGAAGCTTCACCTATCTCGCGCCCGACATCGCGTATCACATCGACAAATTCGCCCGCGGGTTCGACCACCTGATCGACGTCTGGGGCGCCGACCACCACGGATATATCCCGCGGTTGCGGGCGGTCCTCGTGGCGCTCGGCCACCCGGCCGAGAGCTTCGAAGTGCCGCTGGTGCAGTTGGTCAAAGTGGTGCGCGGCGGTGAGGAAGTGAAAATGTCGAAGCGGGCCGGGAACTTCGTCACTCTACGCGAGCTGCTCGACGAGGTGGGGGTCGATGCCGCCCGGTATTTCTTCCTGATGCGGCGCGGCGAAACGCCCTTCGCCTTCGACGTCGACTTGGCCAAGAAACAGACCGACGAGAATCCGGTGTTCTACGTCCAAATGGCCCATGCCAGGATGACTGGTCTCTTCCGGGTCGCGGAGCGGGCGCCGGAGTCGGTCGGCGAGGTCGCGGATCTGGCCGGCCTCCCGGCCCCGGAGGACACCGAGCTCCTGAAGGCCCTGACGGCGTTTCCGGAAATCGTGGCCCGGGCGGCGGCCGAACGCGAGCCCCACCGGATCACGGTCTACCTGGAGGAGATTGCCCAGATGGCCCACGGCTGGTATCACCAATGCCGGGTGCTCGGCGAAGCCCCGGCGGTCGAACAGGCACGACTGGTGCTGGCGCGGGCCGCCCGCCAGGTCTTAGGGAACGGACTCAAGCTATTGGGGCTTCGGGCCCCGGATCGGATGTAG
- a CDS encoding zinc ribbon domain-containing protein yields the protein MPTYEYQCAKGHAFEIFQKISAKAKSKCPTCGAKATRIISGGAGLIFKGSGFYITDYGKDGKGPRKDGGSEPATVAPTPTPSPESTSKADPEAASKPKPKKKAEKATE from the coding sequence ATGCCAACCTACGAATATCAGTGCGCCAAGGGCCACGCCTTCGAGATCTTCCAGAAGATTTCCGCCAAGGCGAAGTCGAAGTGTCCGACCTGCGGCGCCAAAGCCACCCGAATCATTTCCGGCGGGGCGGGGCTGATTTTCAAGGGCAGCGGGTTCTACATCACTGATTACGGCAAGGACGGGAAGGGACCGCGGAAGGACGGCGGTAGCGAACCTGCCACGGTCGCGCCGACCCCAACGCCCAGCCCGGAGTCGACGTCGAAGGCCGACCCGGAGGCAGCATCGAAGCCGAAGCCAAAGAAGAAGGCCGAGAAGGCGACCGAGTGA
- a CDS encoding sugar kinase, producing MPLLVVGSVALDSIHTPFGETADALGGSAVFFSVAASLLAPVKVVGVIGNDYPTEELDRLAPRGIDWSGVERAEGESFRWKGKYSYDLQSRETLETRLGVFATFRPQLPPEWRTTKFVFLGNIDPELQLSVLEQIQSPRLVVCDTMNYWIQGKRPELMALLKKVDILLVNDSEARELSGNWNIHKAGRWILEHGPKRVVIKQGEYGALLVEPNRTFYAPAYPLEEVFDPTGAGDAFAGGFMGYLARADSTSPEQLRRAMVYGATMGSFAVQGFGIKGFEGVDFDAVQQRVARFVDLTHVPAAEPLS from the coding sequence ATGCCGTTACTCGTCGTCGGTAGCGTGGCGTTGGACTCGATTCACACTCCGTTCGGCGAGACCGCCGATGCGTTGGGCGGTTCTGCCGTGTTCTTCAGCGTCGCTGCCTCGCTCTTGGCGCCCGTCAAGGTCGTCGGAGTCATCGGCAACGACTATCCGACCGAGGAGTTGGACCGGCTCGCGCCCCGCGGGATCGACTGGTCGGGTGTCGAGCGAGCCGAGGGCGAGAGCTTTCGGTGGAAGGGGAAATACAGTTATGACCTTCAGAGCCGGGAAACACTTGAAACCCGGCTCGGCGTCTTCGCGACTTTCCGACCGCAGCTGCCCCCGGAATGGCGCACCACCAAGTTTGTATTTCTCGGGAACATCGACCCCGAACTCCAGCTCAGCGTCTTGGAGCAGATCCAAAGCCCCCGGCTCGTCGTCTGCGATACCATGAACTACTGGATCCAGGGCAAGCGCCCGGAACTGATGGCGTTGCTCAAGAAGGTCGACATCCTGCTCGTCAACGACAGTGAGGCCCGCGAGCTGTCGGGCAACTGGAACATCCACAAGGCCGGCCGGTGGATCCTCGAGCACGGGCCGAAGCGGGTGGTCATCAAGCAGGGTGAGTACGGCGCTCTCCTGGTCGAGCCGAATCGGACCTTTTACGCCCCGGCCTATCCGCTCGAAGAAGTCTTCGATCCGACCGGGGCCGGGGACGCGTTTGCCGGCGGGTTCATGGGATATCTGGCGCGGGCCGATTCCACATCGCCCGAGCAGCTCCGGCGCGCCATGGTGTATGGAGCGACCATGGGGTCGTTTGCGGTCCAGGGCTTTGGGATCAAGGGCTTCGAGGGCGTCGATTTCGATGCGGTCCAACAACGGGTCGCTCGCTTTGTCGACTTGACCCACGTCCCGGCCGCGGAGCCGCTGTCATGA
- a CDS encoding methylmalonyl-CoA mutase, protein MNPVLGRADWAGDVGEPGQWPYTRGVQPTMYTGKLWTMRQYAGFGTAEATNRRFQMLLAAGQTGLSTAFDLPTQMGYDSDHPMSVGEVGRVGVAIDTVDDLAVLFRGIPLDRVSTSMTINATAAILLAMYVVVGEEQGIPRQQLSGTIQNDLLKEYIARGTYIFPAEPSLRLITDIFRFVADEEMNFNPISISGYHIREAGSTAVQEVAFTLANALEYCRRAIAAGLPIDRFGPRLSFFFAAHNDLFEEAAKFRAARRLWARLARDRFGAGDATCKLRFHTQTGGVTLQAQQSLNNVVRVTVQALAATLGGTQSLHTNGYDEALTLPTAEAATLALRTQQIIGYESGLNRSVDPLAGSYYVESLTDRIEADAVALIEEIEAMGGAVRAVETGYYQDAIAQAAYEFQKAQEDGRIVVVGVNRFTTDEVMPVMANPNFAALEAGQQAAVAEARRRRDATAVLSALGRLEAAAATPEPLMPRILDAVRTRATLGEISDVLRRVWGVYHA, encoded by the coding sequence ATCAACCCGGTGCTGGGCCGGGCCGATTGGGCCGGCGATGTCGGCGAACCCGGCCAGTGGCCGTACACCCGCGGCGTTCAGCCGACGATGTACACCGGTAAACTCTGGACGATGCGGCAGTACGCGGGCTTTGGAACCGCCGAGGCGACCAACCGCCGATTTCAAATGCTCCTCGCCGCCGGGCAAACCGGTCTCTCCACCGCGTTCGACCTGCCGACCCAGATGGGCTACGACTCCGATCACCCAATGTCCGTCGGCGAGGTGGGACGAGTGGGCGTCGCGATCGACACGGTGGACGATTTGGCCGTGCTGTTCCGGGGCATTCCGCTGGATCGCGTCTCGACCTCGATGACGATCAACGCCACCGCCGCGATCCTGCTGGCCATGTACGTCGTGGTGGGCGAGGAGCAGGGCATTCCACGGCAGCAACTCTCCGGCACGATTCAGAACGATCTCTTGAAAGAGTACATCGCCCGGGGCACCTACATTTTCCCGGCCGAGCCATCGCTTCGGCTCATTACCGACATCTTCCGGTTCGTCGCCGACGAGGAGATGAACTTCAACCCGATTTCGATCAGCGGCTATCATATCCGGGAAGCCGGATCGACCGCGGTCCAAGAGGTGGCCTTTACCTTGGCCAATGCACTCGAGTATTGTCGCCGCGCGATCGCCGCGGGCCTGCCCATTGACCGGTTTGGCCCGCGGCTGTCGTTCTTCTTCGCGGCCCACAACGACTTGTTCGAGGAGGCGGCCAAGTTTCGCGCGGCCCGGCGGCTCTGGGCCCGGCTGGCGCGCGATCGGTTCGGGGCGGGCGATGCCACCTGCAAGCTTCGGTTCCACACCCAGACCGGCGGGGTCACGCTCCAGGCCCAGCAGTCACTGAACAACGTGGTCCGGGTCACGGTGCAAGCGTTGGCGGCCACCCTGGGTGGCACCCAGTCGCTTCACACCAACGGGTACGATGAAGCGCTGACCCTGCCGACCGCCGAGGCCGCCACGCTGGCCCTCCGGACCCAACAAATCATCGGGTACGAAAGCGGCCTCAATCGGAGCGTCGATCCGCTGGCCGGGAGCTATTACGTCGAGAGCCTGACGGACCGGATCGAGGCCGACGCGGTGGCGCTGATCGAGGAGATCGAAGCCATGGGAGGGGCCGTGCGGGCGGTGGAAACGGGTTACTATCAAGACGCCATTGCCCAGGCGGCCTACGAATTCCAAAAGGCGCAGGAGGATGGCCGGATCGTGGTGGTCGGGGTCAACCGATTCACCACCGATGAGGTGATGCCGGTCATGGCCAATCCGAACTTTGCCGCCCTCGAAGCGGGGCAACAGGCCGCGGTAGCCGAGGCCCGGAGGCGGCGGGATGCCACGGCGGTGTTGAGCGCCCTAGGCCGCTTGGAGGCGGCTGCGGCGACACCGGAACCCCTGATGCCCCGGATCCTCGACGCGGTGCGGACCCGCGCCACGCTCGGCGAAATCAGTGATGTGCTCCGTCGGGTCTGGGGCGTCTATCATGCGTAA
- a CDS encoding class 1 fructose-bisphosphatase — MAIFGGPIITIERFILEQERLFPEATGELSNLLYDFALGAKIIAASIRRAGLVDILGSAGSTNVQGEEQKKLDIMANETLTSVMGHTGRVCVMASEEDEELIPVPPGWPSGKYAVLFDPLDGSSNIDVNASVGTIFSIYRRESTAGPGTLADVLQPGFRQVAAGYVMYGSSVMLVYTTGHGVHGFTLDPTIGEFLLSHENLRMPEVGRYYSVNESNFARWNKGFQRAVRGLHGDMPERIKGKNSRYIGSLVADFHRNLIAGGIFLYPADTKNVNGKLRLTYEANPMAMLAEQAGGAATDGRRRILDLQPGALHQRIPLVIGSKRDVEFVAAVLAEWEAES, encoded by the coding sequence ATGGCGATTTTTGGCGGACCGATTATCACGATCGAGCGCTTCATCCTCGAACAGGAGCGGCTCTTTCCGGAAGCCACCGGCGAACTCTCGAACCTTCTCTACGACTTCGCGTTGGGAGCCAAGATCATTGCGGCCTCCATTCGGCGGGCCGGGTTGGTCGACATCCTGGGATCGGCCGGGAGTACCAATGTTCAGGGGGAAGAGCAAAAGAAACTCGACATCATGGCGAACGAGACCCTGACCAGCGTGATGGGTCACACCGGTCGGGTGTGCGTGATGGCGTCCGAGGAGGACGAGGAATTGATTCCGGTGCCGCCAGGCTGGCCGTCGGGCAAGTACGCCGTGCTGTTCGACCCGCTCGACGGCTCATCCAATATCGACGTCAACGCCTCGGTCGGTACCATTTTCTCGATCTACCGCCGCGAGTCGACCGCGGGGCCTGGTACGCTGGCCGATGTGCTTCAGCCCGGGTTCCGGCAGGTGGCCGCGGGATACGTGATGTACGGGTCCAGTGTGATGCTGGTGTATACCACCGGACACGGCGTCCACGGATTCACGCTTGATCCGACCATCGGCGAGTTCCTCCTTTCGCACGAGAACCTGCGGATGCCGGAGGTCGGAAGGTATTACAGCGTCAACGAGAGCAATTTTGCCAGGTGGAACAAGGGGTTTCAGCGGGCGGTTCGGGGCCTCCACGGCGACATGCCCGAACGGATCAAGGGGAAGAACAGCCGCTACATCGGGTCCCTGGTGGCCGACTTCCACCGGAACTTGATTGCCGGCGGAATTTTTCTGTATCCGGCCGACACCAAGAATGTGAACGGTAAACTCCGCCTGACCTACGAGGCCAATCCGATGGCGATGCTGGCCGAGCAGGCAGGGGGCGCCGCCACTGACGGCCGCCGCCGGATCCTCGACCTCCAACCCGGGGCGCTGCACCAGCGGATTCCACTGGTGATCGGATCGAAGCGGGATGTTGAGTTCGTCGCTGCGGTTCTCGCCGAGTGGGAGGCCGAGTCGTGA
- the ribD gene encoding bifunctional diaminohydroxyphosphoribosylaminopyrimidine deaminase/5-amino-6-(5-phosphoribosylamino)uracil reductase RibD, with translation MTETHAMQRALDLALRGWGRVHPNPLVGAVVLAEGVVAGEGYHAEFGGPHAEAVALAAAGARARGATLVTTLEPCSRVAKQPACADLIAAAGIRRVVIGMADPNPVQAGGADRLRAAGVEVETGLLQAEIERQNAGYIRAVRQSDRPFVAVKLATSLDHRIADSAGHSRWISGDEARDWVHWFRAGFGAIGVGGRTAQVDDPMLTVRGAVDPRVSPTRVVFLGSRKLNWESNLVRTAREVPTIVVSDQIHSIDSAGLTERGVTVLRGGSLPEVMQTLKRHGIDSIVMEGGGRLTGQLLADGLIDRFAWILSPVWLGDGGVPATRGYEVGSLLQAERWVATERRPLGQDTLLVFDRR, from the coding sequence GTGACGGAAACTCATGCCATGCAGCGAGCCCTCGACCTGGCCCTCCGGGGCTGGGGTCGGGTCCATCCGAACCCGTTGGTCGGGGCAGTGGTCCTGGCCGAGGGCGTGGTGGCCGGCGAGGGGTACCACGCCGAGTTTGGCGGTCCCCACGCGGAGGCGGTGGCCCTAGCCGCCGCCGGCGCCCGGGCTCGCGGGGCCACCTTGGTGACGACCCTGGAACCCTGCAGCCGGGTGGCCAAGCAACCGGCCTGCGCGGACTTGATCGCCGCCGCCGGGATTCGGCGGGTGGTCATTGGCATGGCCGATCCCAACCCGGTCCAGGCGGGCGGAGCCGACCGACTCAGGGCCGCCGGCGTCGAGGTAGAAACGGGCCTGCTCCAGGCCGAGATCGAGCGCCAGAACGCCGGCTACATCAGGGCGGTCCGGCAGAGTGACCGACCGTTCGTCGCCGTCAAACTCGCCACTAGCCTGGACCATCGGATTGCCGACTCCGCCGGGCATTCCCGGTGGATTTCCGGAGATGAAGCCCGGGATTGGGTCCATTGGTTCCGGGCCGGGTTCGGTGCCATCGGCGTTGGTGGCCGGACCGCCCAGGTCGACGACCCGATGCTCACCGTTCGGGGCGCCGTCGATCCCCGGGTGAGTCCGACCCGCGTGGTGTTTCTTGGCAGCCGGAAGTTGAATTGGGAGTCGAATCTGGTCCGGACCGCCCGAGAGGTCCCGACCATCGTGGTGAGCGATCAAATCCATTCGATCGACTCCGCCGGCCTCACCGAGCGGGGCGTCACGGTCCTCCGAGGGGGCTCGCTGCCGGAGGTCATGCAGACGCTCAAACGTCATGGCATCGACTCCATCGTGATGGAGGGCGGGGGCCGTTTGACGGGTCAGCTGTTGGCCGATGGACTGATTGACCGGTTTGCTTGGATCCTGAGCCCGGTGTGGCTTGGCGATGGCGGCGTCCCGGCTACCCGCGGGTATGAGGTGGGCTCATTGCTCCAAGCCGAGCGCTGGGTGGCGACCGAGCGGCGGCCGCTCGGCCAGGACACCCTGCTCGTGTTCGACCGGCGGTAA
- a CDS encoding phosphoribosylformylglycinamidine cyclo-ligase: MTERQYAKAGVDLGALDAAKRRIGLAVASTRTQWSRGQIGGFGGMVRIPDGIRQPVLVMSTDSVGTKVLVARMAGVFDTVGEDIVNHSVNDILVHGATPIAFQDYIGSNGLTETQLAGIVEGVARGCRAHGMALTGGETASLPDIYAPGDYDLAGTIVGVVEESAALHGDRIAAGDVLVGYPASGLHTNGYTLARKVCFDRLKLSVDSQVSELGTSIGNALLAVHRSYFNALCPVLGAVHGIAHITGGGIAGNLVRVLPPDVLAVIDSRSWEWPPLFTFLMRAGQISELEMREVFNIGVGLLAAVPPGEVDRVRTAARSAGIETWIAGDIRAGQRGVRFT; this comes from the coding sequence ATGACCGAACGGCAGTACGCGAAGGCGGGTGTCGACCTGGGGGCGCTCGACGCCGCCAAGCGCCGTATCGGGCTGGCAGTCGCGAGCACCCGGACCCAATGGTCGCGGGGACAAATCGGCGGCTTTGGCGGCATGGTTCGGATTCCGGACGGGATCCGCCAGCCGGTGCTGGTGATGAGCACCGACAGTGTCGGTACCAAGGTGTTGGTGGCCCGGATGGCCGGGGTCTTCGACACCGTCGGTGAGGACATCGTCAACCACTCGGTCAACGACATCCTGGTGCATGGCGCCACCCCGATCGCGTTCCAGGATTACATCGGATCCAATGGGCTCACCGAAACCCAACTGGCCGGCATTGTCGAAGGGGTGGCTCGGGGATGCCGAGCGCATGGCATGGCCCTCACCGGGGGCGAAACCGCCTCGCTCCCCGACATCTACGCCCCCGGCGACTACGACCTGGCCGGAACAATTGTCGGGGTGGTGGAGGAATCTGCCGCTCTCCACGGCGACCGGATTGCGGCCGGCGATGTCCTGGTCGGGTACCCCGCCTCCGGGCTCCATACCAACGGGTACACCCTGGCCCGCAAGGTGTGCTTCGACCGGCTGAAACTCTCAGTGGATTCACAGGTTAGCGAACTGGGGACGAGCATCGGAAACGCCTTGCTGGCCGTTCATCGAAGCTATTTCAACGCCCTCTGCCCGGTGCTCGGAGCGGTCCACGGCATTGCCCATATCACTGGCGGCGGCATTGCCGGGAACCTGGTCCGGGTATTGCCCCCAGACGTTTTGGCGGTCATCGATTCCCGGTCTTGGGAGTGGCCGCCGCTGTTTACGTTCCTGATGCGAGCGGGCCAGATCTCGGAACTCGAGATGCGAGAGGTCTTCAACATCGGTGTGGGCCTGCTGGCGGCCGTCCCGCCCGGCGAGGTCGATCGGGTCCGCACCGCGGCCCGGTCCGCGGGCATCGAGACCTGGATCGCCGGAGACATCCGCGCCGGCCAACGCGGAGTGCGATTCACCTAA
- a CDS encoding DNA internalization-related competence protein ComEC/Rec2, producing MSPVRVPSPALIGLVSFGFGITAGLAGGWSAGVALIGALGGVAGWPRFRGAAVILAIGVGHGRAARWQDDGGCNAILPVGPLELTGRVAEPAMSGQPAGFRPAGRCGGSIMIRLRGGADTLWAGQLVRLDGRWTQAPKGLGPARGLLIVQTATVTPGLIRPAERLRNWLVQTVGELYGSRAGVIRALILGSRGTIDPVLSEAFARSGLVHLLSISGFHVGLIWAWIILLARLCGHGTQAVVVAAVVVVGYVGFIGAPAPALRATILAVLTALERRRQRAPAPGPLFAVVLAIVIAFDPFAVVDLGAWLSGLALWGATAATAWSDRSLHQAPWLRVVAASVGATVATAPVTAFALGNVALIGIGLNIVAIPVAALAVPAVMVSLATAPAGPAVAGAFAAAAGGLLWGLEFLADWGAGVPGAALSFAPGIWPALAAAAVVVWTTWAFGTRHRAAETTGRLGLGLAVVALGHLAVGLAEPHAGSRLTLHFLNVGQGDAALLETPHGHWVLIDAGPADPRGNAGQRTIVPFLRKRGVRRLDAMILSHAHRDHVGGGGAVLDAVQVDRVFEPGVLTADRSYAELLEEFEVGRAAWRPMRAGDRIEVDGVELEIVHPTAGWSRWGEDLNEDSVVLVVRSGPFAAVFPGDAGFPVEQRIGSAIGRVDVLKVGHHGSRTATGTPWLAQLAPRVAVVSSGVNRYGHPAPETLGRLAAGRVSVWRTDADGTVSIEVGDSGMRVRGRGRTTDFPIF from the coding sequence GTGTCCCCCGTCCGCGTTCCATCGCCGGCCCTGATCGGGCTCGTCAGCTTCGGCTTCGGCATCACGGCCGGACTCGCGGGCGGGTGGAGCGCCGGCGTGGCCCTGATCGGCGCCTTGGGAGGGGTCGCTGGGTGGCCCCGCTTTCGTGGCGCGGCCGTCATCCTTGCCATCGGGGTGGGCCATGGGCGGGCGGCCCGGTGGCAGGACGATGGTGGCTGCAATGCCATCTTGCCCGTCGGCCCACTGGAGTTGACCGGACGAGTGGCCGAACCGGCGATGTCCGGCCAGCCGGCGGGGTTTCGGCCGGCCGGCCGGTGCGGCGGATCCATCATGATTCGGCTCCGCGGGGGGGCCGATACGCTCTGGGCCGGCCAACTCGTTCGCCTGGACGGCCGGTGGACCCAAGCGCCGAAGGGACTGGGTCCGGCCCGGGGTCTCCTGATCGTTCAGACGGCCACGGTCACGCCCGGCCTGATCCGGCCCGCCGAGCGGCTTCGCAATTGGTTGGTTCAGACGGTCGGTGAGCTCTACGGCTCCCGGGCGGGCGTCATTCGGGCGTTGATCCTGGGTTCGAGAGGCACGATCGACCCGGTGCTGTCGGAAGCGTTCGCTCGCTCGGGCCTGGTGCACCTCCTCTCGATCAGCGGGTTTCATGTCGGGCTGATCTGGGCTTGGATCATTCTGCTGGCCCGCCTCTGCGGCCACGGCACCCAGGCGGTGGTCGTCGCGGCTGTGGTGGTAGTCGGCTACGTCGGATTCATCGGCGCGCCCGCTCCGGCGCTCCGGGCCACCATTCTCGCCGTCCTGACCGCCCTGGAACGACGCCGCCAGCGGGCCCCGGCACCGGGGCCGTTGTTTGCCGTGGTTCTGGCCATCGTGATTGCCTTCGATCCGTTTGCCGTCGTCGATTTGGGCGCGTGGTTGTCGGGCCTGGCGCTCTGGGGCGCAACGGCAGCCACGGCGTGGAGCGACCGATCCCTCCACCAGGCGCCGTGGCTCCGGGTCGTAGCAGCCTCGGTCGGTGCCACCGTCGCGACCGCGCCGGTCACTGCGTTCGCGTTAGGCAATGTGGCGCTAATCGGTATCGGGCTCAACATCGTGGCCATTCCGGTGGCGGCGCTGGCCGTTCCAGCCGTCATGGTGAGCCTCGCGACCGCCCCGGCGGGCCCGGCGGTGGCCGGAGCGTTTGCCGCCGCCGCCGGAGGGCTGCTCTGGGGGCTCGAGTTCTTGGCCGATTGGGGCGCCGGCGTTCCGGGTGCGGCGCTGTCGTTTGCGCCCGGAATCTGGCCGGCTCTGGCGGCCGCCGCCGTGGTCGTCTGGACCACCTGGGCGTTCGGCACCCGCCACCGGGCGGCGGAGACCACCGGCCGGCTCGGGCTCGGACTCGCGGTCGTGGCGCTCGGACACCTCGCGGTGGGGCTGGCGGAGCCTCACGCCGGTTCCCGTCTCACATTACATTTTCTGAACGTCGGGCAAGGCGACGCCGCGCTGCTGGAAACACCCCACGGGCATTGGGTCCTGATCGACGCCGGGCCGGCCGACCCCCGTGGCAATGCGGGCCAACGGACCATCGTGCCGTTCCTCCGCAAGCGAGGGGTCCGGCGGCTCGACGCGATGATCCTCTCTCACGCCCACCGGGATCATGTCGGCGGGGGCGGGGCGGTGCTCGATGCGGTCCAGGTCGACCGGGTCTTCGAGCCGGGCGTGCTGACCGCCGACCGAAGCTATGCCGAGTTGCTTGAGGAGTTCGAGGTCGGCAGAGCGGCGTGGCGGCCGATGCGGGCGGGCGACCGGATTGAGGTCGATGGCGTCGAGCTCGAGATCGTTCATCCGACGGCCGGGTGGAGCCGGTGGGGCGAGGATCTGAACGAGGATTCCGTGGTGCTGGTGGTCCGAAGCGGACCCTTCGCCGCGGTATTCCCGGGTGACGCCGGGTTTCCCGTCGAGCAACGAATCGGCTCGGCGATCGGTCGGGTCGACGTCCTCAAGGTCGGCCACCATGGGTCCCGAACGGCCACAGGCACGCCGTGGCTCGCGCAGTTGGCGCCTCGGGTGGCGGTGGTGAGCAGCGGGGTCAATCGGTACGGGCATCCGGCCCCCGAGACCCTCGGTCGGTTGGCGGCTGGTCGGGTGTCGGTCTGGCGCACCGATGCCGACGGGACGGTGTCGATCGAAGTTGGCGACAGCGGCATGCGGGTGCGGGGCCGGGGGCGGACGACGGACTTTCCCATTTTCTGA
- a CDS encoding DinB family protein → MSPMVTQWIERILVRDLEAMKREIAAFPTDQAVWAIPPGIANSAGTLALHVAGNLRHFVGGVLGGSGYLRDRVHEFAARHLPRDVLLGELEAAGAAVRTALASGRPIDLAAEFPEPVGGFRVTTGDFLIHLATHLAFHLGQVGYLRRIVADSPKSVGGVGIPGLASAVKVPPTSA, encoded by the coding sequence ATGAGCCCGATGGTAACCCAGTGGATTGAACGGATTCTGGTCCGGGACCTCGAGGCGATGAAGCGGGAGATCGCGGCGTTCCCAACCGATCAGGCGGTGTGGGCAATCCCACCCGGGATTGCGAACTCCGCCGGTACCTTGGCCCTCCATGTCGCGGGGAATCTCCGCCACTTCGTCGGCGGGGTGCTAGGGGGGAGCGGGTACCTGCGGGACCGAGTCCATGAGTTTGCAGCCCGGCATCTTCCGCGCGATGTGCTCCTCGGGGAACTCGAGGCGGCCGGTGCCGCCGTTCGGACCGCGTTGGCATCCGGTCGCCCGATCGATCTGGCGGCGGAATTCCCCGAACCGGTGGGCGGGTTTCGGGTCACGACCGGCGATTTCTTGATCCATCTGGCGACCCACTTGGCGTTCCACTTGGGCCAAGTGGGGTACCTGCGCCGGATCGTCGCGGACAGCCCGAAGTCCGTTGGCGGGGTCGGCATTCCGGGACTCGCCTCGGCGGTCAAGGTGCCGCCGACATCGGCCTAA